taaatgatgatgaggatgacgactggtcaaaatgcttagtgatggCTTTTCCATCAAGGGTttgataaaatcatcatcatcatcatcatcattgtttaacgcccatcttccatgcatgtatgggtaggatggtcacaggagctggccaggtagaaaaacgaCCCTATGCTactgttttggcagagtttttatgACTGgctgcacttcctaacaccaaccactctgcagagtggactccgTGCATTTTACATGGTACTAGCACAGGAGAGgatagttttggcatgatttttagagctggatgtccttccaaatgccaaccgctTTTCAATGTCGACTGAACGCTTTTTAATTActaacctccccccccccccccacacaactgttggctttgtgccgaaatttgaagcaTCTATTATTGTTATAACATTGCTGTTGTATTTGTTGCAGGGACTTGGCTATACAACTGAAGTATGCAGTTGATGACAGTGAGATGAAGGAGCAACTTTACGATACTGGCTACTGGACCACTGGAATATCAGCTGTCATTTCACCAGACAGATAACTTGCTCCAAaaatgtttgcgtgtatgtgtgtgtgtattctagtattatcattattcattaacattattataatggcagtgagctggcagaatcattagcacgccagacaaaatacttagtggcattttttccagctctttacattctgagttcaaattccactgaggtccactttgcctttcaccctttcaagcttgataaaataagtaccagttgagccctggggtcgatataatcgactaggcccctatcccaaaatttcaggccctctacctaaaattaaaagaattattatacaGTGAAATTCAAGAGtctatataagtttatatatcacAGGGAAAGTGGACATTTGACATTTTGGAGCCTGACCCTCTATCTCAGATAAACCAAATTGTTTCGAAATCCCTTTTTTCTCAGATGAAGTATCAGTCCCCAAAATGTCACATTCCTACCCTTTTTGCTCCTTCTCCACAAACTTACCCCAGACTCGTGAATTTTCCAAATATGAAATTGGCCAGTGCAGAATACCACCATTTTCCCTCAGGctctacaactactgctgctgctacaacagtGGTAGGTTAGCAGAACCATTGTAGCATCATAAGAAAAATGCCTTACGGTAATTTCCtctgtctctttacattctgagttcaaatcccactatgctcaactctgcttttcattctttcacggTTGGTAAAATAaggcaccagtcaagtactggggtcaattttatTGACTGTTCCCtcttacaaacattattattattattattattattattattattatgaaagcagCAAATGGCTGGCTTGTTAGAGCACCAGAGTGTGTGTCAGTTTGATCAGCTACACCTTGCTCCCCTCCAATAAATCATTCGTTATTATCGAGGcctgtgcctatggtagaaatcactggattggcagaatcggtagagcatcggaTGAactgccttgtggtatttagctgcatccctttacattctgagtttaaattctgctgaggttgatagCATAAGTGCCATCATGTACAAGGTTGATTAAATCAGCTATACTCTGAACTCTTAATTTCGAATCTTGTGCCTCTGTTacaaatcaacattattattattattattattattattattattatgttgaggAAAAcagttgtttgattttttttgtgtgtgcaagACTCACACCTATGCTCCACTCCATTCCACCCTCGCCTCTTACCGCTCTAATTCTGCAGGATTTCTATTTATGATTTTTATGCTTTACtgtatatgattttttaaaatttattttaattactagcattcttaatttaaaatttattttaattactagcattcttaatttaaaattttaatttcaatttaacgAAATGCCAAAAACTTTATCCCCTCCATTCCGCTAaaacatgtgtatttgtgcgtgtgttggacagagagagagagaaagagaaaaaaaagacatgtaacctctctctctctccaaatccacaagaaaaaagtaaaaaaaaaaattaattagtaaaAAACCGGAAAAAACTCAATCAAAAAACTCAAAACCATTCTGTAGAAGCGTTTTTCAGAAGAATCTCCCAAAACACCTTTGATACAAGACTGTCAATGGTAGTATGTGATTGATATACAATGACAGAGGTGATGTTTATAAAACATTGTCTTAGAGGTATTTTCAGTAAAAGCTAAGTTTGCTGTGGGGAATGACTTgctaaattatttcattgtttattttcaaatgttgtttttatgttttagtagttgttttataaatactttacTTGCAGTTaacgtctttctctctctcccactcactctttTAAACACAAATGgggtttaaaatttactacagctgtttcggtagcattttattgatgcattcatagattacatcatagcatAAATCCACCATCCCCAGATacaatttttaaacatatataaacaagcaagGTGAAACTTCAAAAATGACCTGTAATTTAAATGTTTACTTTCCAATACTCGCATGGGTCAGGCAAAGTTTGTTGAGGTGGTTTTTTCCACAGCTGaatactcttcctgttgccaaccgtCACTTTTATTCCAAgtaaaatatttctccatgagCAGACATGTTTTTATAGGCAGTTGGAAATGGACACCACTTGTataatggtgacacttgtttataaTTATCATGTGAattcaaggcaaggagacagtagaACAaccgcacatatgtgtgtatatatatatatatatatatatatatatacacacacacacacacacacacaaaacaagcttctttcaggttctgtctaccaaatccatctcAAGGCTTTCATTAgcccagaactatagtagaagatactaaccccaagatgtCATGAACCTGGAattgtgtggttgggaaacaaacctcttaccacacagccatgcctgtacctatatgtGGCACAGctggcttctctctctctccacatacacatacagagagtgCACCATGCTCCTTGGAGGAGAGAAACTCACATAAGAACTGATTCTGATTTTGACGACCCATTCAACACATGCCAGGATGaaaagtgtatatgcatattgtgGTTTAATACAAGGTGACtcaacagaagaatttaagacaTATTACATTTTTATCCCCTTTCTTTTCAGCAGTGATGTACAATGGGCTAGATTATCCAACATTTGTGTTTTAAGACAGtctgatgtggttttagagtgatttggctgctatttccttgatggttcaatatgtgtgtataagccaCAAGTACAGTAAGCTTTACAAATGAGAAGAAAACGGGAGCTCaatacatcatcatttaccatccacttttccctgcttgcatgggtcagataaaatttgttgaggcagattttgtatagctggatgctcttgtCAACCctaacaaagtaatattttcctatggttAGACACGTTTTCTACAGAAGACTCGGAAGGAACAACATTgcacaaccatcacatgatgtttaGAGAAGGttacacgcaaacaaacacatatacactacaagcttctttcagtttccagctgcTAGATCCACGCACACGGCTTAGGTTGGcatgaggctatattagaagacacttgcccaaggtgctacgcaatggaaTTGAACTTAAGACCATATGGTGGGGAAGCAatctttttaaccacacaaccacacttggACCTGTTAATACATTTGATATCTATATTAGGATAGTAGAATCATAAGAACAGGAGAAAAAAGTGCTTTATAGTATTTCTTCACACAGGGGTTaatattgcttttcatcctttcagaatcaataaaacaaagtaccagtgaagtactggggttgatataatcaacttgtccccttccttcaaaattgtgTTGAAACaagaagctttttttttccttttttgttgaaGCTGAAAAACACCCTAGAAGTTACTCAGGAGCCCCAAGTTTCATGTGTAACACTTGTCAACCATCGTAAATGACATCATGCCTAAATAAGGGGAAACAACTTTTTATACTCGGCCAATGAGAGCTTTTGTACTGCAGAGCAAACCTGTTTAAGAGGATAGTAACTTTGACAAAGAATAATGTCTTGACACAGACAACCTCCATAGGGCCATTGGCATAAAATACAGTATACACTGTATGAGTTCACAGCAACAAAGTTAaccagatttttttaatattgtgcGAAAGGCTGCAATGACTGACAAGACAATAATGAGATTCATCCAGACCATACCATCTAGGAAAAAGATGTAATATCATGATGGTATGTTATGTAATGTACAACAGCAACAGGTACTGTGTAATgtatcatgtaatatatattgagtAATATATCAATCAaatggtgcatcagcatggccgcagctgtaagctgaaactatagaaaaaacaaatgcatatgtatacatttatacatatatatatatatttgatgtagccATTGGTTATGGCCAATCAGacagttaccattggtttcacaccaccatatgcatgcacacatgtatatcatgactcgtactgttcactttcctgacttttgtacataattctgtgTACTATAcctgcacctttgatgagttgtagtgcacctgagcactatacacaataatttcattatcattattattattacgcacTTAACAATATCAGTGACTCATCAGACCTGCTGGCTAGAGgtacataacaaatatatattaatcagaGGCAAACTAAGCtgtgttgaatgaaatatagatatgtatagtcATATCAGTCATATTTAACACGTTCATGTACATATGGATATGGAAAGGTAATATGCTGTACCAGTTGTTATAAGAAGAAATTCTCCTTTTAGATAATATGGATGTAAGCACACCATTAGCCCAGCTATGTATACTGAGATCAGTATACATAGCTAGTGAAGTATAATGCAAAAATGCAGGTGTCTTATGGTTCAGTgaagacatacacagacatatacacacgcggtatgtatttatatacatgtatacagttatgtatggtcattaaaatacattttaagcaTTACTCAAGAATGCTTTGCATAACATCAACAAATCTACTATCACTGGATCTTTTTAGTTACATGATTTACAGATCACTTTCCTGACTGGTGGTGGTAGGCAGGCCCAGTTCAAAAGCATATCAACTGCGATCAATATCCTGTATAttttttcagacataatgtatctaggacaacAGCAATCTAATGAGTCCTCCTTTTATTAAGATGGCAAGGTGtgatttaattgttatttctagctggtcaagtgaccagagatttttttttcactagctcatggtatatacatttatatatatatgtatgcatgtatgtgtggttgttgGTTGTTTAACCTCAGACTACCTCTGATCAAGATGACTTTAGTTGAAGAATGTTCCTTCCATGGTCAGACTGTAGTCTAGGACCACATTAATCCCTTCTTTTATAAGGACAGTGTGAGTTGAAAGAGATTTGcgttgctatttctaaaagattaAGCAAACAACTGCACAGAGGCTTCTCCCCGTGGCAGCTGCTAGAGTTTTATCAGCCTGTTTGTAAAGTTATCTAGTCTTTctgataattttcattttcataatatgTTATCAACTGTTTTCTgttggaaaatattaaatttgtcaACCAAACAGACTTTCTTCTCTCCACTGATTAGGAGGATTCTGTAATCATTTTCTCTATGGCAGCATTATCTTtcagaaatcaaatatatttagatgttatatttttctttcctgtgTTTACGAAAGAAGGTACAGTGTGTTTTAACATTTGAATGTTTTccactacttttttttctttcttctttaccaTTATTTCTCATGTGATGTTATCTTGGCACTGAACCATTCCTTATTAAGTTGATAGGGGTCAGTGTTCTTGAAATTACATCTCAGTTCTCAAATACACAGCAAAGATTGGAACCAATCTTAAATCTTTCCTACGTTAAAGCAACTTACCTCAAAATCCACATTCTACCTGATTCCAATCAGTATGTGTTTTTTTATGATGACAAAGGCCATCATAGAGGAAGAATTTCTgtccacaaatttcacaactgtAGGATTTCTcttctgtatgaatacgtctatgGTTAGATAAAGTCTTTTTACGAGAAAATGCcttatcacaaatatcacaacgGAATGGCTTCTCACCAGTGTGAATTAGCATGTGGGAAAGTAGCAGACGGTTTTGTGAAAACGATTTGCCACATATTGTACAGGGGAAAGGTTTCTCAGCAACATGAGTAAATTTGTGACCACGAAACCCACTTTTGTCTGAGAATGCTCTACCACAGATTTCACATacatatggtttttctccagtgtgaatgcGTACATGAATAGATAAATGATTGTTTCTATAGAATTCTTTCCCACAAATCTCACATCGGTGTGGCTTTATTCCAGTATGGGTCAGTTTGTGCCTCATCAAATTGTAATTGTTGGCAAATACTTTCCCACATGTTTCACAATGGTAGGGTTTCTCCCCACTGTGAGTTAATTTGTGGGCAGACAAGCCACtttttctagagaatgatttagcaCAAATATCACAACTGTATGGCCTCTCTCCAGTGTGTGTCCGCACATGAATAGATAAGTGACCGTTTCGAAAGAAtcttttcccacaaatttcacaatggtatggcttctcccct
This DNA window, taken from Octopus bimaculoides isolate UCB-OBI-ISO-001 chromosome 9, ASM119413v2, whole genome shotgun sequence, encodes the following:
- the LOC106869586 gene encoding zinc finger protein 239; protein product: MCDTISSPNKDFSVHQQNHNTERLFHCEICDKIFSLKRSYLHHKHSHSKEKTFSCEICDKTFVWKSQLSYHIRAHTGEKPYTCEICDKAFARKSKLAIHERIHTGEKPYHCEICNKTFSENSSLNSHQHVHTGEKPYHCEICGKRFFRNGHLSIHVRTHTGERPYSCDICAKSFSRKSGLSAHKLTHSGEKPYHCETCGKVFANNYNLMRHKLTHTGIKPHRCEICGKEFYRNNHLSIHVRIHTGEKPYVCEICGRAFSDKSGFRGHKFTHVAEKPFPCTICGKSFSQNRLLLSHMLIHTGEKPFRCDICDKAFSRKKTLSNHRRIHTEEKSYSCEICGQKFFLYDGLCHHKKTHTDWNQVECGF